ACGAAATCATACACAAAACCCTTATAGCCAATTAGAAGGATGAATATGACACGAAAAGAATTTATTAAATTTTGTAGTTTATTAGGAATCAGCCTACCATTTCAAAATGCTATGGCAGTTTCTAATTACGTCAATCCTCAAAGTAAATTCAAAGGTAAAGTACTTATAATAGGTGCAGGCGCCGCAGGCTTAACAGCAGCATATCGACTGTCCCAATTAGGAATTAATTATCAAATTTTAGAAGCTTCATCCAACTTTGGGGGTAGAATGAAAACAACAAATGATTTTGTTGACTTCCCAATTCCTTTAGGTGCTGAGTGGTTACATGTTAAAAGAAAAATTTTTGATGAAATCATTAACAACCCTACTAAAGAAATAAAAATTGAAACAACGCACTATAATGCATTAGATGATGCGTTATACGACGGAGAAGAAACATTTATGAATGAAATGGGGTTTGGTATTGATCAAAAATTTATTGGTTCTTCTTGGTTAGATTTTTATAAACAATACATCTTACCTTCTATACAAGACAAAATAATGTATGAGCAAATTGCAAAATCTATTGATTATACTAGCGATAAAATTACAATCAAAACACAAAATGATAATTTTAAAGCAGACAAAGTAATTGTTACAATTCCTGTAAAAATGCTTCAAAATAATGCTATTACATTTACGCCTCAATTACCTGAAGATAAACGAGAAGCTATAAAGGACGTTACTGTTTGGGACGGACTTAAAGCATTTATTGAGTTTTCAGAAAAATTTTATCCTACTGCAACGGAATTTAATGTTTCGGGACAAAAAATGTACTATGATGCTTCTTATGGGCAAAATTCTGAGCGCAATGTTTTAGGTTTTTTTGTTGTCGGTGATGCATCGTTACCTTACCTACAATTATCAGACTCTGAGTTAATTAAATATATCTTAAAGGAATTAGACGAACTGTTTGATGGTAAAGCATCTCAAAGCTATATAAAGAAAATTTCGCAAAATTGGAGTAAAGAACCCTTTATTAAAGGCGCCTATGTTTATGACGAAGAAAGCTGGAGAACCGTTAGAACACTTGGAGAGTCAGTGAGCAATAAAATATTTTTTGCTGGAACAGCTTATACAGAAGGAGATGATTGGGGTGGAGTTCATTCGGCTGCACATTCAGCCATTAGGTCTGTAAATGAAATATTAGAATAAATATAATTGGCAACAACACGGTGTATAACTAATAGCTATTCAAGAGATAAAACAAGAGTATAAACATAAAATAAAGGTTTGTGTAAAACTGAAGAGTTAAGGAGTAGAAAATCGCAACTACTCATACTCTAAACCGTTGCCAACAATGCAAAATTGATACTATGAAAATGACTAGATTCCTTATAATAGCAGTCTTAATAATATTTTCCTTTTCAAGTTGTCAAAATTATAACAGTGAGGAATATATTGAAATGGAAAAAGTAGCCATCAGTGATATAATTCTTGAATTGACACAATTTGAAAAAATAAAAAATTCAAATCAATGGGAAAATGAAAAATTTAAACTTTACTTAATTTCAGAATTAGGGATATCAACAGCTTGGACAATAAAACCAACAGGTTATAATATTGGAGAAAACGGAATTGATTATAGCAAAGAAAAAATAGAAGAAAACAAAAAGGAATTTGAGAGAGAATTAGAAAAATATGAATATGAGGAAAAATTGTTTGCAAAACTTAAGAAAGGAAAAATCAGTAAACGTAAATTAAATACTTCTTTTGAAAATGATTTTTTAGAAATTGAGTTAATTGACTCTGAAAAAATACGAGAATTAGAAAGTTTTAAAACTAAAAAGAACGAATTAGGTTATTTAAGTATTTCAAGAATTATTTTCAATCGTGATTTGAATAAAGGGTATTTACATTTTGACTTTATTTGTGGAGAAGGTTGCGCTTGGGATAATAATATTGAAATAAAAAAAATAAACGGAAAATGGAAAATAACGAAATATTTTTCAGGTGGAATAGCTTAAAGTAAAACACTGTTGGCAACAAAGGCTAAAATTAAAACGGGTTTTGGCTAATCGCTTAATCCGAAATTAAATGCTAATTTAATCCCATACTAACCTTAGTCTAAGCGTTAGTAAAACATATCATCTTACCACAAAGCACCTTAATTAGGGTGTTTTTTTATGTCAAAAATTTAAAAATAAATATTAAAATAACTGTAGTTAAACAATTAATGGAGTTGCGATATTACACCGAAGAATAACAAAACTGGTAGAATTAATGAAACGACAATACCAAGTAAATTTAAGATTAATCCTTCCCGGAAATTGATTTGATAAGATTTTATTGAGTTAGTTATAGAAATGATTAAAAAGATTGAGCAAAATAAAAGCACCCAATTTCTGTAAAAAAAGATGTAGATATTGAACTTTGGAATATCTAAACTGCGGAAGATAATTATTCCTAAGCATATCAAAAAAATAGGATAAAAAGTGAAGAATATCTTTTTCATATAGCAAAAACAAAATAAAGCAAAACAGTAGTTAAGTCAATTTAAAAGCAATAAATGTAGAAATGATACAAATTACTAATCGAATCGAGAATTGTTCTGATTTGAACCATTTTATTCTTTTCGGTGTTTTTGAGATATAAACTTTGTTAAAAATAAATTCAATTAATAAACAGAAGGAAATTAAAAGAAGACCTCTTAAAAAATAAATCATAAGTTTTTATTCAAAAGTAATTAAATCCAGATAAAGTAAAACAGTAGTTTTTATTCCTCATTTACATATGTGATTGATAAAGCTATTACAATAGCACCAGACAAATAAAGAAATGGAGATCCGTTTTTGTCAAAGTCAGAAAGTGCAATTCCAGAAAGAAAAGATATAGATAAAAAAAACATTAAAAAATTTCTGAAGAAACTTTTACTCATCATGGATTTTTTACGAATAAGGATTATTAGAAACGAAGCTATTACTATGGTAACTATTAAAAGAGGAATCGGATAAAAAACAGTCATGCAATTAATTTTTATCAAATATAGAAAATCAAAACAAAATAAACCTGTAGTTAGAAGAAGTCAACGTTATCTCCGGGGTCATAATAATGATTAGAAGACTTGGTGTTTTCATCGTAACCAAGATAATCTCTAATAAGTCCGATTATAATTCCTAGAACTATGACAGAAATAATAAACAATAGAATAAAACCTGCTTCTGTAATTAACATCATAAATCAAAAATAGTAAAACAGTAGTTAATTGGAACTATTAAAATATTCGAGGAGTTCATTGATATGGTTGTAGTAAATTATAATTTTTTTAATTTAGCTGGAAAGATAATGTCATATAAATACGTCGATTTCTGTACCAAATTTGGAGTATAACGACGTATTTTATAAGTATATAAACAAGTTACCTACCATTTGACCAAAATGACATATTTTACATTTCATATTGATGATTCAGGAGCTATTGAGGATATTGACTATAAAAAAGTGAACGGACAAACTATTCCGGTTTGTAAAATGTATGATGATAATGATTTTAATAAGCTTAATGACATCTTACATTCTTTAGACGATTATATTCTAAACGAAAAAGCTTTGAATATTTTTAAAGAAAGTAAGACAATAAAGTACGATTTAACAAAAGCTGTTGTAATCAGAAAAGAAAAAATACTAGGCATTTTAAAAAGGAGTAAATCATATGAATATTACCATTTAAATTTTTTAAAAGATTACGCTACTCAATGCTATGATTGGATTGATTTTGAGAAAAGTGAAATATATGCTATTGATAATAAAAATCAGAAAAGATTAAAAATTCTATCTCATCTAAATAAACTTGAACTAATTGCTGAAAATAAATCAGACTCTAATCAAAGTTTTTCATTTGAAGTCAAAAAAATAGTTTTTGGTGAAAAATTTGACTTTGAAATTGATTTCTTTAAAATTCCTTTATACTCTTCAGGTGAGTACATTTCGGAAAGGTTAAAAAATAAATTTGAAAAAGCAGGAATAACGGACATAGGATTTGCGGAGAGAACAGAACAATTAAATAAAGTTTGGCAACCTATGTTTCCAATAATAGAATTCGAAAATAAACACGGTAGGTAACACCATGTATAAAACATAGCTAATAATTGCTAAATCGGAGGTTTTGTCTATATTTGGTTAGTCCGCCAAATTTTTAATTTGGCTTTTAAAATGAAAAAAATTAAAAAGAAAATATAAAAATTCGGCTTTGTATTAATCCAAAATGTAAGTGTCTTTTTGCACGCTACGTTTCATACACAAACCGTTGGCATTAATATAAAACTGACCAAAAATAAATGGCAAAAATCTCTCTTTTCGAAAAAGGACAAATCATTTTAACAAATCCAGAAAATGGATTTTATGGAATTGCTGTAGTTTTATCCGAAACGGAAAAAACGCCTGAATTTCATCCAAGATGTCATATTGCTATAACACCTCTGATTTTTGACCGAAAGGTAGAATTTTCTGAACTGAATATGGAGGAACTAAAACCATTGGAGTTTGAACGAATTTATAATTTAAAAACCGAAGAGGAATTCAGTAAAAAGGAAATTTGTATTGGAGTTTACACTCGGAAAAATAAGCACAATTTTGAGATTTTAGGAAAAGTAGACCCTGAAAAAATCTACGATGGACCTTTACCATTTGAACCGTTAACTGACTTAGAAATAACCTATCCGATTTATGGTGATACGGAGAATTATTTGGGAAGAGAAGCCTATATAAATTGGAGTCGGAAAATAAAAAATACTAATGCCAACAATGTATAACCGCAATTACGGCGGATTCGACTACGTCCGAATCCACTCGGAATTGCGAGCGTCAGTGCTTAATCGAAAAACAGAAACTTTAAACCCGTAACTGACGGTTATACGAGACCGTTGTAAGCAATCTAAACTCACTAAAAATGTTTTTTCCTTCAGATACAAAATACAAACAAACAAAACTTATTAAACAAGGAAAAAGTAGAATTGAAGAAAAATTTAAGCTTCTTTCAAAATGGATTTCTGAAAATTATAATGTAAGAGTACTTAATATTCAAGAGAATCTTGATGAAGATAACGATAGATTAACGATTGATGTGCATGTAGAAACTATTGAAGAGGAACTTAAACTTACAATGAGTGAAGAGTATTACTTCAATGATATTACTACTAACAAACAGAAAGAGATTACAGAGAAATATATTCAAATCATAAATCCCTCAAATAACCTAAGTATATCTCCAAAAATAAATGATATATCTATTTATTGTTTCGCTTTTGAACGAATTGCCAAAGAGGAAGTTAACCTATTAATCCCTGAAAAAAGAATTAAGGAAATTTACAAAGAATTAGAACTCCCCGAAATTTGGACAATTTCTAGATTTTTTGAATATGCTACCTTATTTGTTTATAAGGATGGACAAAAAGATAACATTAAAAATTCAGCTAAATTTAAGCTGATAGAAGACAAATATTTTGACCTATTAAATGAATACGATGAGTTCAATTATTGGGAAAGGGAAAGCTTTAAAATGAGATTAGACTCAAAACAAAATTTTGACGATAATTATGAAAGTAATTGGATTAATTATTATAATTAAAA
The sequence above is a segment of the Tenacibaculum sp. 190130A14a genome. Coding sequences within it:
- a CDS encoding flavin monoamine oxidase family protein, whose translation is MTRKEFIKFCSLLGISLPFQNAMAVSNYVNPQSKFKGKVLIIGAGAAGLTAAYRLSQLGINYQILEASSNFGGRMKTTNDFVDFPIPLGAEWLHVKRKIFDEIINNPTKEIKIETTHYNALDDALYDGEETFMNEMGFGIDQKFIGSSWLDFYKQYILPSIQDKIMYEQIAKSIDYTSDKITIKTQNDNFKADKVIVTIPVKMLQNNAITFTPQLPEDKREAIKDVTVWDGLKAFIEFSEKFYPTATEFNVSGQKMYYDASYGQNSERNVLGFFVVGDASLPYLQLSDSELIKYILKELDELFDGKASQSYIKKISQNWSKEPFIKGAYVYDEESWRTVRTLGESVSNKIFFAGTAYTEGDDWGGVHSAAHSAIRSVNEILE